One Pseudomonas sp. C27(2019) DNA window includes the following coding sequences:
- the apbC gene encoding iron-sulfur cluster carrier protein ApbC, giving the protein MSAVTRVAVEETLSRLIDPNLNADPVSAGCVRSIDIKGDRVSVQLELGYPADLFKTGWAQMLQMSLEQMPGVANAEVTIDTVIQAHHGQIDVPTLAGVKNVIAVASGKGGVGKSTTAANLALALAREGARVGILDADIYGPSQGIMFGIASGTQPEVRDQKFFVPVQAHGVAVMSMALLATDSTPMVWRGPMASGALLQMITQTAWDNLDYLVVDMPPGTGDIQLTLAQKVPVAGAVIVTTPQDIALLDARKGIEMFRKVNIPILGVVENMAVHICSNCGHAEHLFGEGGGERLAASYGAELLASLPLSMAIRLQCDGGEPTAGADPESQIAMIYQQLARTVGARISALSKQSAAMPTIEISDD; this is encoded by the coding sequence ATGAGTGCAGTAACCCGCGTTGCGGTTGAAGAAACCTTAAGCCGCCTTATTGACCCCAATTTAAATGCCGATCCAGTCAGTGCAGGCTGTGTGCGCTCGATTGATATTAAAGGTGACCGCGTTAGCGTGCAGCTTGAGTTGGGCTATCCCGCAGATTTGTTTAAAACCGGTTGGGCGCAAATGCTGCAAATGAGTTTGGAGCAGATGCCAGGCGTAGCCAATGCTGAAGTAACAATTGATACAGTGATCCAAGCACACCATGGCCAAATTGATGTGCCTACTTTGGCCGGTGTGAAGAATGTAATCGCAGTTGCTTCAGGTAAAGGTGGTGTCGGTAAATCCACGACAGCAGCGAACCTTGCATTAGCACTAGCCCGCGAAGGGGCGCGCGTGGGTATTTTAGATGCTGATATTTATGGCCCAAGCCAAGGCATTATGTTTGGTATTGCAAGTGGTACTCAGCCAGAAGTGCGTGATCAAAAGTTTTTTGTACCAGTGCAGGCACATGGTGTTGCGGTGATGTCGATGGCATTGCTTGCCACCGATAGCACGCCGATGGTGTGGCGCGGTCCAATGGCTTCAGGTGCGTTGTTGCAGATGATCACGCAAACCGCTTGGGATAACTTGGACTACCTTGTCGTCGATATGCCACCGGGTACCGGTGATATTCAATTAACCTTGGCGCAAAAAGTACCAGTAGCCGGTGCTGTTATTGTCACCACTCCACAAGACATTGCTTTGCTTGATGCACGTAAAGGCATTGAGATGTTCCGTAAAGTGAATATCCCGATTTTGGGTGTTGTGGAAAATATGGCCGTGCACATTTGTTCAAATTGCGGGCATGCTGAGCATTTGTTTGGTGAGGGTGGTGGTGAGCGTTTAGCGGCCAGTTATGGTGCAGAGCTGTTGGCATCATTGCCGTTATCCATGGCCATTCGTTTGCAGTGCGATGGTGGCGAGCCCACTGCTGGTGCAGACCCTGAGAGTCAGATTGCAATGATTTATCAGCAGTTGGCGCGCACTGTCGGTGCACGCATCAGCGCTCTGAGTAAACAGAGTGCAGCCATGCCAACAATAGAAATCAGCGACGATTAA
- the metG gene encoding methionine--tRNA ligase has translation MSEARKILVTSALPYANGSIHLGHMLEYIQTDMWVRFQKMRGNQCIYVCADDAHGSAIMLRAEAEGITPEQLIANVHAEHSADFADFLVDFDNFYTTHSEENRELSEHIYQRLQAAGHISTRSVTQYFDPEKGMFLADRFIKGTCPKCATPDQYGDNCEKCGATYHPTELKDPRSAISGATPVLKDSEHYFFKLPNFQSMLQEWTRSGTLQESVANKLAEWLDSGLQEWDISRDAPYFGFEIPNAPGKYFYVWLDAPIGYMASFKNLCARRPDLDFDAFWSKDSTAELYHFIGKDIINFHALFWPAMLYGAGYRKPTGVHVHGYLTVNGAKMSKSRGTFIKARSYLDHLNPEYLRYYYASKLGRGVEDLDLNLDDFIQKVNSDLVGKVVNIASRCAGFIQKGNAGMLVAEMPNPQLWQRFIEATPSIAKAFEARDFARAMRETMALADAANAWIAEQAPWSMNKIEGQQAQVQAVCSQAINLFKQLVILLKPVLPKLASDAEQFLNVSDLSWNDLGNSLGAHQLNPFSPLLTRVDPKHVDAMVESAKEDLLEMENTAETEAVASNGELEKEPLAKEIDFNSFAAVDLRIALIEKATFVEGADKLLQLTLDLGGVKRNVFSGIKSAYPDPSALEGRLTLYVANLAARKMKFGVSEGMVLAAGPGGEEIHLLSPDAGARPGQRVM, from the coding sequence ATGAGCGAAGCCCGCAAAATTTTAGTGACCAGCGCCCTGCCCTATGCCAACGGCTCCATCCACCTTGGCCATATGCTTGAATACATTCAAACTGACATGTGGGTTCGCTTTCAAAAAATGCGCGGCAATCAATGCATTTATGTCTGTGCAGATGATGCGCATGGCTCTGCCATTATGCTGCGTGCAGAGGCAGAAGGAATAACCCCAGAGCAATTAATCGCCAATGTGCATGCTGAGCACAGTGCTGACTTTGCTGACTTCCTAGTGGATTTTGATAATTTCTACACCACCCACAGTGAAGAAAACCGTGAACTCTCTGAGCACATTTACCAGCGTCTGCAAGCAGCTGGCCATATTTCTACGCGCTCCGTCACTCAGTATTTTGATCCTGAAAAAGGCATGTTTTTAGCCGACCGCTTTATTAAAGGCACCTGCCCAAAATGCGCAACGCCGGATCAATATGGTGATAACTGTGAAAAGTGTGGCGCCACCTATCACCCTACTGAGCTAAAAGATCCACGCTCCGCGATTTCTGGGGCCACTCCTGTTTTAAAAGACTCAGAGCACTATTTCTTTAAGCTACCCAACTTCCAAAGTATGCTGCAAGAGTGGACACGCAGCGGCACCTTGCAAGAGTCAGTCGCCAACAAGCTCGCTGAATGGCTCGATAGCGGCTTACAAGAGTGGGACATTTCCCGCGATGCACCTTATTTTGGCTTTGAAATTCCAAACGCTCCGGGCAAATATTTCTACGTGTGGCTGGATGCACCCATCGGCTATATGGCCAGCTTTAAAAACCTCTGCGCGCGTCGTCCTGACTTGGACTTTGATGCGTTCTGGAGTAAAGACTCCACCGCCGAGCTGTACCATTTTATTGGTAAAGACATCATTAACTTTCACGCCCTGTTTTGGCCAGCAATGCTCTACGGTGCAGGCTACCGCAAGCCTACCGGTGTGCATGTGCATGGTTATTTAACCGTCAATGGCGCAAAAATGTCCAAATCACGCGGCACCTTTATTAAAGCCCGCTCTTACTTAGACCATTTAAATCCGGAGTACCTGCGTTACTACTATGCTTCTAAGTTGGGCCGCGGCGTTGAAGATCTGGACCTTAATTTGGATGACTTTATCCAAAAGGTAAACTCTGACTTGGTTGGTAAGGTGGTTAATATTGCCAGTCGTTGCGCTGGTTTTATTCAAAAAGGTAACGCTGGCATGCTCGTGGCAGAGATGCCCAACCCACAGCTGTGGCAGCGCTTTATTGAGGCGACACCATCCATTGCTAAAGCCTTCGAAGCGCGTGACTTTGCCCGCGCCATGCGTGAAACCATGGCGCTGGCTGATGCCGCCAATGCCTGGATTGCTGAACAAGCCCCGTGGTCGATGAACAAAATTGAAGGCCAGCAAGCGCAAGTGCAGGCTGTGTGTTCACAAGCCATTAACCTGTTTAAGCAACTGGTGATTCTACTCAAACCTGTACTGCCTAAGTTGGCTTCCGATGCTGAGCAGTTCCTCAATGTGTCTGATCTAAGCTGGAATGATTTAGGTAACTCACTGGGTGCACATCAACTCAATCCCTTTAGCCCTTTATTGACCCGCGTTGACCCAAAACATGTGGACGCTATGGTTGAGTCCGCTAAAGAAGATTTATTAGAAATGGAAAACACAGCAGAAACCGAAGCTGTTGCCAGCAATGGCGAGCTGGAGAAAGAGCCGCTGGCCAAAGAAATCGACTTTAATAGCTTTGCCGCTGTGGACTTACGCATTGCCTTGATCGAAAAAGCAACCTTTGTTGAAGGTGCAGATAAGCTATTACAACTGACCCTCGATTTGGGTGGCGTTAAGCGTAATGTCTTTTCTGGGATTAAAAGCGCCTACCCAGACCCTTCCGCGCTTGAAGGTCGCCTGACATTATATGTTGCTAACCTTGCCGCACGAAAAATGAAGTTTGGTGTCTCAGAAGGTATGGTTTTAGCAGCGGGTCCTGGCGGTGAAGAAATCCACCTGCTCAGCCCAGATGCTGGTGCACGACCCGGCCAACGGGTGATGTAA
- a CDS encoding alpha/beta fold hydrolase — protein MFKRLLTPLYTALCLLCALSLSAQAAQHDTAYQFPLSNAFEATIAGTPSALRPPLPDDADIKQRDYSLRLRPERKFTLPSNFWPVKTFRYRLAKQSGPAPLIFVIAGTGAHYSSSTMEYLKKLFYGAGFHVAQLSSPTAYDFMVGASPYATPGYSPQDAQDLYRVMRAIKKQQDNLEVTDWHLTGYSLGGLHAAFVSDLDEREQAFNFKRVLLLNPPVNLYTSVSNLNRLAQVQVVNAAETRTFYQLMLDKLSRYFNSKGRFDFNEAMLFDFQNSAQKLSDNDLAMLIGSAFRFIAADINFTSDLINRRGIITPPQQRINDGTSLTPFFKRALLCDFECYIQQQLLPFWRVHVQKQQPNTAADNPIADLDALTQASSLYALTDYLSTSSKIGVMHNADDIILGQGDLAFLKQHMPERLTVYPLGGHMGNLAYRKNAADILEFFHD, from the coding sequence ATGTTTAAACGCTTGCTAACACCGCTCTATACAGCGCTGTGTCTATTGTGCGCCCTATCGTTAAGCGCTCAAGCAGCGCAGCACGATACAGCCTACCAATTCCCGCTCAGCAATGCTTTTGAAGCAACCATTGCTGGCACCCCCAGCGCCTTACGTCCACCTTTGCCCGATGATGCAGATATTAAGCAGCGCGATTACAGCCTGCGTTTGCGTCCTGAGCGTAAGTTCACTTTACCGAGCAACTTCTGGCCAGTTAAAACCTTCCGCTACCGTTTAGCCAAACAATCAGGCCCAGCACCGTTAATTTTTGTGATTGCTGGAACTGGGGCGCACTACTCCAGTAGCACAATGGAATATCTGAAAAAACTCTTTTATGGCGCTGGCTTTCATGTCGCGCAACTGTCTTCACCAACCGCCTATGACTTTATGGTGGGCGCTTCACCCTACGCTACACCGGGTTACTCACCGCAAGATGCGCAAGATCTGTACCGAGTGATGCGAGCCATTAAAAAACAACAGGACAATCTTGAGGTCACCGACTGGCATTTAACCGGCTACAGCTTAGGGGGTTTACACGCAGCCTTCGTCAGTGACTTAGACGAGCGCGAGCAGGCTTTTAACTTTAAGCGCGTGTTACTGCTTAACCCGCCGGTCAATCTGTACACCTCAGTCAGCAACCTCAATCGTTTGGCACAAGTCCAAGTCGTCAACGCTGCTGAAACCCGTACCTTTTACCAGTTAATGCTGGATAAACTCAGCCGTTATTTCAACAGCAAAGGCCGCTTTGACTTCAATGAAGCGATGCTGTTTGACTTTCAAAACTCAGCGCAAAAGCTGTCTGATAACGACTTAGCGATGCTGATTGGCAGTGCCTTTCGCTTTATCGCTGCTGATATCAACTTCACCTCGGACTTAATCAATCGCCGCGGCATCATCACGCCACCGCAGCAAAGAATCAATGACGGCACCAGCTTAACGCCCTTTTTTAAGCGGGCCTTACTCTGTGATTTCGAATGCTATATCCAGCAGCAGCTACTGCCATTTTGGCGTGTACATGTACAAAAACAACAGCCGAACACCGCAGCGGACAATCCTATCGCCGATTTAGACGCATTAACTCAGGCCAGCAGTCTCTATGCATTAACCGATTATCTGAGCACGAGCTCTAAAATTGGCGTGATGCACAATGCTGACGACATCATTTTGGGCCAAGGTGATTTAGCGTTCTTAAAGCAGCACATGCCTGAGCGCTTGACGGTATACCCGCTTGGGGGGCACATGGGTAATCTTGCCTACCGCAAAAATGCGGCCGATATATTGGAGTTTTTCCATGATTAA
- a CDS encoding VacJ family lipoprotein produces MIKTQLLRRFCIASLLLLALAQTSWAEEIDADGFKNPLQHLVFNPHLGQHEFERSTLEALHISDPLEQWNRRVYHFNYRFDQWVFLPVVDGYTKVTPHFLRTGVSNFFSNLGEIPTLVNSLLQLKGHRAMETTARIFFNTTFGLAGVWDPATKMGLTKNSEDFGQTLGYYGVPHGPYLMLPLLGPSNLRDTSGLVADYTVDFKANWLNVAKESERHPEIFALKIIDRRYITKLRYGQMNSPFEYEKIRYAYTKSRELKIAE; encoded by the coding sequence ATGATTAAAACTCAATTATTACGTCGTTTTTGCATAGCTAGCCTGCTGCTATTGGCGTTAGCACAAACCAGCTGGGCCGAAGAGATTGATGCTGACGGTTTCAAAAACCCATTGCAGCATTTAGTGTTTAATCCGCATCTGGGGCAGCATGAATTCGAGCGTTCTACTTTAGAAGCTTTGCATATCAGTGACCCACTGGAGCAATGGAATCGCCGTGTGTATCACTTTAACTACCGCTTTGATCAGTGGGTATTTTTGCCTGTTGTCGATGGTTATACCAAGGTGACGCCGCACTTTTTACGCACTGGCGTGAGTAATTTTTTTAGTAACCTGGGTGAAATTCCAACCTTAGTGAACAGCCTGCTGCAACTTAAAGGCCACCGTGCGATGGAAACGACTGCACGTATTTTCTTTAACACCACTTTTGGTCTGGCGGGCGTGTGGGATCCGGCTACAAAAATGGGTCTGACTAAAAACAGTGAAGATTTTGGGCAAACATTGGGCTATTACGGTGTACCGCACGGCCCTTATTTGATGCTGCCGCTGCTTGGCCCCTCCAACCTGCGCGATACCAGCGGCCTTGTGGCTGACTACACGGTAGACTTTAAAGCAAACTGGCTAAACGTCGCCAAAGAAAGCGAGCGGCATCCAGAAATTTTTGCACTAAAAATCATTGATCGGCGTTACATCACCAAATTGCGCTACGGGCAAATGAACTCACCCTTTGAGTACGAGAAGATCCGTTACGCGTATACCAAGTCGCGTGAGCTGAAAATTGCTGAGTAG
- the rnhB gene encoding ribonuclease HII: protein MQLELLQQAYAGKHIAGVDEVGRGPLCGPVVTAAVILDPQRPIVGLNDSKKLTEKRREALFLEIQEKALAWCIGRAEVEEIDRLNILQATMLAMQRAVEGLSIHPDLALIDGNRCPQLSMPSEAVVQGDGTVAEISAASILAKVSRDREMALLDAQYPGYGIARHKGYPTPAHLQALQELGPTPIYRRSFAPVRRFFEDN from the coding sequence ATGCAACTTGAATTACTCCAGCAAGCCTATGCTGGCAAACACATTGCAGGCGTCGATGAAGTCGGGCGCGGCCCTTTATGTGGGCCTGTGGTTACCGCAGCAGTCATTTTAGATCCGCAACGACCAATTGTTGGGCTTAATGATTCAAAAAAGCTTACCGAAAAAAGGCGTGAAGCACTTTTTCTTGAAATTCAAGAAAAAGCTTTAGCATGGTGCATTGGCCGTGCTGAAGTGGAAGAGATTGACCGTTTAAATATCTTGCAGGCCACCATGCTGGCCATGCAGCGTGCGGTTGAGGGTTTATCGATTCATCCTGACTTAGCATTGATTGACGGTAACCGCTGCCCACAGCTCAGCATGCCCAGTGAGGCGGTGGTGCAGGGTGATGGTACAGTTGCTGAAATTTCTGCGGCATCCATTTTGGCCAAAGTCAGCCGTGACCGTGAGATGGCGCTATTGGACGCGCAATACCCAGGTTATGGTATTGCTAGACATAAGGGCTATCCCACCCCCGCGCATCTCCAAGCACTGCAAGAGTTAGGGCCTACACCGATCTATCGGCGCTCGTTTGCTCCGGTGCGGCGGTTTTTTGAAGACAATTGA
- the lpxB gene encoding lipid-A-disaccharide synthase, whose protein sequence is MTEQAQQRPLKVALVAGEASGDILGAGLMQALRDHHPDIEFIGVGGPLMQAQGLISYFPMERLAIMGLVEVLGRLPELLARRKRLIGTLKAQQPDVFIGIDAPDFNLTIELQLRKAGIKTVHYVSPSVWAWRQKRVFKIREGCDLMLTLLPFEAQFYQKHQVPVLFVGHPLADSIAMQTDLQSAREQLSLPADAQVVALLPGSRGGEVAKLGALFVDTARYLLAEKPHLRFIIPAANQARHAQLAAILADMPHLPITILDGQSQTALQACDAVLIASGTATLEAMLFKKPMVVAYKLAPASYWLLKKMVKSPYVSLPNLLAAEMLVPEFIQDAATPEALAEAVLEQLRDGSQQTQRFAELHESLRCDASERAAQGVLKLLGRL, encoded by the coding sequence ATGACTGAGCAAGCGCAGCAGCGGCCTTTAAAAGTAGCCCTTGTGGCCGGCGAAGCGTCGGGAGATATTTTAGGTGCTGGCTTGATGCAGGCGCTGCGCGATCACCACCCAGACATTGAGTTTATTGGTGTTGGCGGTCCATTGATGCAAGCGCAAGGATTAATCTCGTACTTTCCTATGGAACGCTTAGCGATTATGGGTTTGGTTGAGGTGCTGGGTCGTTTACCAGAACTGTTGGCTCGTCGTAAGCGCCTCATCGGTACCTTAAAAGCACAGCAACCGGATGTGTTTATTGGTATTGATGCGCCGGATTTTAACTTAACTATCGAATTGCAGTTGCGTAAAGCGGGAATTAAAACCGTGCACTATGTCAGCCCATCAGTGTGGGCGTGGCGACAAAAGCGTGTGTTTAAAATCCGTGAAGGCTGTGATCTGATGCTGACTTTGCTGCCTTTTGAGGCGCAATTTTATCAGAAGCATCAGGTGCCAGTGCTGTTTGTCGGTCACCCGTTGGCCGATAGTATTGCTATGCAGACTGATCTGCAGTCCGCGCGCGAGCAGCTGAGCTTACCTGCAGATGCACAAGTCGTGGCCTTACTGCCCGGTAGCCGTGGTGGTGAAGTGGCTAAATTGGGTGCTTTGTTTGTTGATACGGCACGCTACTTGTTGGCTGAAAAACCGCACTTACGCTTTATTATTCCCGCTGCCAACCAAGCGCGACATGCACAGTTGGCCGCGATTTTAGCGGATATGCCTCATTTACCGATCACTATTTTAGATGGTCAGTCGCAAACTGCATTGCAAGCCTGTGATGCGGTATTAATTGCTTCAGGCACTGCTACCCTTGAGGCGATGCTGTTTAAAAAGCCGATGGTGGTGGCCTATAAGTTGGCGCCGGCGAGCTATTGGCTACTGAAAAAAATGGTCAAAAGCCCTTATGTCTCTTTGCCTAACTTATTGGCAGCTGAGATGCTGGTGCCTGAGTTTATTCAGGATGCAGCGACACCTGAGGCATTAGCTGAGGCGGTGTTAGAACAGCTACGTGATGGCTCGCAACAAACGCAACGCTTTGCTGAACTGCATGAGTCCTTGCGTTGTGATGCCTCAGAGCGTGCGGCACAGGGTGTTTTGAAGTTATTGGGTCGACTCTAA
- the lpxA gene encoding acyl-ACP--UDP-N-acetylglucosamine O-acyltransferase translates to MSLIDPRAIIDPSARLADDVTVGPWTTIGPGVEIGAGSIIASHVVIKGPTRIGCHNHIYQFSSVGEDTPDLKYQGEATRLVIGDHNVIREGVTIHRGTVQDRSETTIGDHNLIMAYAHIGHDSVIGNHCILVNNTALAGHVHMGDWAILSGYTLVHQYCHIGAHSFTAMGTAVGKDIPAFITAAGNPAEARSMNFEGMRRRGFSDEAIQALRRAYKTVYRKGLTVEEALQALTDSEAQHPEVALFCNSIRQSSRGITR, encoded by the coding sequence ATGAGTTTAATTGATCCTCGAGCCATTATTGATCCGTCAGCTCGGCTGGCGGACGATGTGACTGTCGGTCCTTGGACGACTATTGGTCCAGGGGTTGAAATTGGCGCGGGATCAATTATTGCATCGCATGTTGTGATTAAAGGTCCGACGCGTATTGGCTGTCATAACCACATTTATCAATTTTCATCAGTGGGTGAAGATACACCTGATCTAAAATATCAAGGCGAAGCAACGCGTTTGGTGATCGGTGATCATAATGTTATTCGCGAAGGTGTGACGATTCATCGTGGTACTGTTCAAGACCGTTCTGAAACGACAATAGGCGATCATAACTTGATTATGGCCTACGCTCATATCGGTCATGACAGTGTCATTGGTAATCATTGTATTTTGGTGAATAACACCGCCCTAGCGGGGCATGTACACATGGGTGACTGGGCTATTTTGTCTGGCTACACCTTGGTGCATCAGTACTGTCATATTGGTGCGCACAGCTTTACTGCGATGGGCACCGCGGTGGGTAAAGATATTCCTGCGTTTATTACCGCTGCTGGTAATCCTGCTGAAGCACGCAGTATGAATTTTGAGGGCATGCGCCGCCGTGGCTTTTCAGACGAGGCGATACAGGCGCTGCGTCGTGCTTATAAAACTGTCTACCGCAAAGGTTTAACCGTTGAAGAGGCCTTGCAAGCCTTGACTGACAGTGAAGCGCAACATCCCGAAGTGGCCTTATTTTGTAACTCTATCCGTCAGTCCTCGCGGGGCATTACTCGCTAA
- the fabZ gene encoding 3-hydroxyacyl-ACP dehydratase FabZ codes for MMDINEIRTLLPHRYPFLLVDRVAAIDLEQKTIHAYKNVSINEPFFNGHFPQHPIMPGVLIIEAMAQAAGVLGFKIMNASPDDGTLYYFVGSDKLRFRQPVVPGDRLDLKASFISSKRGIWKFNCQASVGDVIVCSAEIICAERKL; via the coding sequence ATGATGGACATCAACGAAATTCGAACACTGCTTCCGCACCGCTATCCTTTTTTGTTAGTGGACCGTGTTGCAGCGATTGATTTAGAGCAAAAAACAATCCATGCCTACAAAAATGTAAGCATTAACGAGCCTTTCTTCAACGGTCATTTTCCGCAACATCCGATTATGCCAGGTGTTTTGATTATTGAGGCTATGGCGCAAGCGGCTGGTGTGCTGGGCTTCAAGATAATGAACGCTTCGCCTGATGATGGCACTCTGTATTACTTTGTGGGTTCTGATAAGTTGCGTTTTCGCCAGCCTGTTGTGCCAGGCGATCGTCTTGACTTAAAAGCGAGCTTTATCAGCTCTAAGCGTGGTATTTGGAAGTTTAATTGCCAAGCCAGCGTGGGTGATGTAATAGTGTGTTCAGCTGAAATTATTTGTGCGGAACGCAAACTATGA
- a CDS encoding OmpH family outer membrane protein — MRKLTQLVLLTTALISGPVFAEMKIAVLNYQMALLESDAAKKYAVDAEKKFSPQLTKLKNLETEAKRIEDRLIKDGERMQQAELERLELEYKQKARDFQIQSKDLNESKALADREMLEKLKPKLDKAVEEVLKSGNYDIVLERGAVVDVKPQFDITLRVIERMNQLR, encoded by the coding sequence GTGCGTAAGTTGACTCAATTGGTTTTACTAACAACTGCTTTAATTAGCGGTCCTGTGTTTGCTGAAATGAAAATTGCTGTTTTGAATTATCAAATGGCGCTGTTGGAGTCCGATGCAGCGAAAAAATACGCAGTCGATGCGGAGAAGAAGTTTAGTCCGCAGCTGACTAAGCTGAAAAACCTAGAAACTGAAGCCAAGCGCATTGAAGATCGCTTGATCAAAGATGGCGAGCGTATGCAGCAAGCAGAGCTTGAGCGTTTAGAGCTTGAATATAAGCAAAAAGCCCGTGATTTCCAGATTCAATCTAAAGACCTAAACGAGTCTAAAGCCTTAGCTGATCGTGAAATGCTAGAGAAGCTAAAGCCAAAGCTTGATAAAGCGGTTGAAGAAGTACTGAAAAGCGGCAACTACGATATCGTTTTAGAGCGTGGTGCTGTGGTTGATGTTAAACCACAGTTTGATATCACGCTGCGCGTTATTGAGCGCATGAATCAGTTACGTTGA